A part of Dehalogenimonas sp. W genomic DNA contains:
- a CDS encoding ATP-binding protein, translated as MAFREFLTDQVFPRRALAYLVTAVVVGLPYIAVVWLVGQLVVLSEHVWILVALFIFLAGSSWPVFRWALHHIDRIYYAGRYDYLKDLDEFIRETQSIANPEAMDNRVVELISGALECRIAWLLLPERDDDNFVVSACHPTKEAVGYKLRRQGGLVSWLEQQRKTVNMQEINTLPELQNLSSSEVGFLESLDARLVVPVAAGGGRLVGIIVVGPRLRGDYLEPDRRAVLALAGHLAVNLENARLYRDSQAVRRSVEAWLESMGDSVIIVNRDKQITFMNRSARRRFGANIGDTCYAVLGQKDPCENCPMPEVNARTRMPDRITFINNKYYEVAVAPLLEADGSYSFIQVLRDITERQLAAQALQQSERRFRTLAELLPSMVFVLKNGELTFANRRFEQASGYLSKVSLEDGYDIIQLFLDDCRPLVAQDLARRLAGEEIPPRECQILTADGIKLPVILGLEAFIDEHIVTVVGVLTDISTQKQAEADRLKYEKQANLAAHLASIGEMASGIAHEINNPLTAVIGFAQLLSQQELPESIVEDVEVINTSAQRVAGIVRRLMTFAGSRLQVREAVDVNCLVRETVELQTCELEHYGINLVTDMAEDLPPFFVDAAQIQQVFLNVIINAVTELKAKNQPRQLVITTWLMADKVAVSFSDNGSGIPEEDLKRVFDPFFTTREVGQGTGLGLSVCHGIVTQNYGQIYADNNPDGGAVFTVLLPVASVWNQE; from the coding sequence ATGGCCTTTCGTGAATTTCTGACTGACCAGGTATTCCCCCGCCGGGCTCTGGCCTATCTGGTGACAGCCGTTGTCGTGGGGCTGCCGTATATTGCCGTAGTATGGTTGGTCGGGCAACTGGTGGTTTTAAGCGAACATGTCTGGATATTGGTGGCCCTGTTTATTTTTTTGGCAGGGAGTTCCTGGCCGGTTTTTCGCTGGGCATTGCACCATATTGACCGTATCTACTATGCCGGGCGTTACGATTATCTGAAAGACCTTGACGAATTTATTCGTGAAACCCAGAGTATCGCCAATCCGGAGGCAATGGACAATCGGGTCGTTGAGCTTATCTCCGGTGCGCTGGAATGCCGCATCGCCTGGCTTTTGCTGCCGGAACGCGATGATGACAACTTCGTTGTTTCGGCTTGTCATCCCACCAAAGAAGCCGTGGGCTATAAACTACGACGCCAGGGCGGGCTGGTTTCCTGGCTGGAGCAGCAGCGAAAAACAGTGAATATGCAGGAAATAAATACCTTGCCGGAACTTCAGAACCTGAGTTCATCCGAAGTTGGTTTTCTGGAGAGTCTGGATGCCAGACTGGTGGTGCCGGTTGCTGCCGGCGGCGGACGGCTGGTGGGAATTATCGTTGTTGGTCCCCGTTTGAGGGGTGATTATTTAGAGCCAGACCGGCGGGCGGTACTGGCCCTGGCAGGCCATCTGGCGGTGAACCTGGAAAATGCCCGGCTGTACCGTGACAGCCAGGCGGTTCGCCGTAGTGTTGAGGCCTGGCTGGAAAGCATGGGCGACAGCGTCATCATTGTCAACCGTGACAAGCAGATTACCTTCATGAATCGCTCGGCACGCCGGCGCTTCGGGGCGAACATCGGCGACACCTGCTACGCGGTGCTGGGTCAAAAAGACCCCTGTGAGAATTGCCCCATGCCGGAGGTGAATGCCCGGACCCGTATGCCGGACCGGATTACCTTTATCAACAACAAATATTATGAAGTGGCCGTAGCTCCGTTGCTGGAAGCCGACGGCAGTTATAGCTTTATTCAGGTATTGAGGGATATCACCGAACGGCAACTGGCCGCTCAGGCATTACAGCAGTCGGAACGGCGGTTCCGTACGCTGGCTGAACTTTTGCCCAGCATGGTGTTTGTTTTGAAAAATGGAGAATTAACCTTCGCCAACCGTCGTTTTGAACAGGCGTCAGGGTATCTAAGCAAGGTATCACTGGAAGACGGCTATGATATCATCCAGCTGTTTTTAGATGATTGCCGGCCGCTGGTCGCCCAAGACCTGGCCCGTCGGCTGGCAGGGGAAGAAATTCCGCCCAGAGAGTGCCAAATATTAACTGCTGACGGCATCAAGCTGCCGGTCATTCTTGGGCTGGAAGCATTCATTGATGAACATATCGTCACTGTTGTCGGGGTATTGACCGATATCAGCACACAGAAACAGGCCGAAGCAGATCGGCTGAAATATGAAAAACAGGCGAACCTGGCGGCGCATCTGGCCAGTATCGGCGAAATGGCCTCCGGTATTGCTCACGAAATCAATAATCCTCTAACGGCTGTAATCGGCTTTGCTCAATTACTGTCTCAGCAGGAGCTCCCTGAATCAATAGTGGAGGATGTTGAAGTCATCAATACCAGTGCCCAGCGGGTGGCCGGTATTGTCCGGCGGCTGATGACCTTTGCCGGCTCTCGCTTACAGGTGCGGGAAGCGGTGGACGTCAATTGCCTGGTCCGGGAAACTGTGGAACTGCAGACCTGCGAGTTGGAGCATTACGGGATTAACCTGGTGACTGACATGGCGGAGGATTTACCGCCGTTTTTTGTTGATGCCGCCCAGATACAACAGGTTTTTTTGAATGTCATTATAAATGCGGTGACTGAACTCAAAGCGAAAAATCAGCCCAGACAATTGGTCATTACAACTTGGCTGATGGCAGATAAAGTTGCAGTCAGTTTTAGCGACAACGGTTCCGGCATACCGGAGGAAGACCTTAAACGGGTGTTTGACCCGTTTTTCACCACGCGGGAAGTTGGGCAAGGTACCGGTCTCGGCTTGTCAGTATGCCACGGTATCGTGACCCAAAACTACGGCCAGATCTATGCTGATAACAATCCGGACGGCGGAGCTGTTTTCACCGTACTGCTCCCGGTAGCATCGGTTTGGAATCAGGAATAA
- a CDS encoding aspartate aminotransferase family protein has translation MDWVALEKKYFMSTVVRAPLTIVKGAGSYVWDEQGRSYLDFVAGWAVNALGHCHPAVVTAVQQQVAELIQTSNHYYTLPQLKLAELLVENSCLDKIFLGNSGAEASEGAVKLARRYGKLHLNGAYEVVTVTGSFHGRTLAMVSASGQQKYQQPYTPLPSGFINVEFNNLEAIKQATTGTVCAVMLEPVQGEGGVNVPSPEYLKGVRRWCDEKGLVLIFDEIQTGIGRTGTLFAYQSYDVEPDIMTLAKGLGGGLPIGAIMAKDKYSVFTAGEHGSTFGGNPVTCAAAYATVKYVIENDISRNALDMGRYLTERLMRLKEKHPNMIAGVRGKGLLIAVQLNGDIAGALAKRCLENGLLVNNVKPDALRLMPALNITQQEIDEAIEKLNTAIVRLGSSDQG, from the coding sequence ATGGATTGGGTCGCACTGGAAAAGAAATATTTCATGAGCACCGTGGTTCGGGCGCCACTGACTATTGTCAAAGGTGCCGGCAGTTACGTCTGGGATGAACAGGGACGGAGCTATCTGGACTTTGTTGCCGGTTGGGCGGTGAATGCCTTGGGACATTGTCATCCGGCAGTGGTGACCGCCGTCCAGCAACAGGTCGCCGAACTGATCCAGACTTCCAATCATTATTACACCCTTCCTCAATTAAAGCTGGCAGAGTTACTGGTGGAAAACAGTTGTCTGGACAAAATATTTCTTGGTAATTCCGGCGCTGAGGCTTCTGAAGGCGCGGTCAAGCTGGCCAGGCGTTACGGCAAACTGCATCTGAATGGTGCCTATGAGGTTGTCACTGTAACCGGGTCATTTCACGGGCGGACATTAGCTATGGTTTCCGCCTCCGGACAGCAGAAGTATCAGCAGCCGTATACCCCGCTGCCGTCCGGGTTCATCAATGTGGAGTTCAATAATCTGGAGGCTATCAAACAGGCCACCACTGGAACAGTATGCGCCGTGATGCTGGAGCCAGTGCAGGGTGAAGGCGGCGTCAACGTGCCATCGCCGGAATACCTCAAAGGTGTGCGCCGCTGGTGTGATGAAAAGGGTTTAGTCTTGATTTTTGATGAAATTCAAACCGGCATCGGCCGCACCGGCACGCTTTTTGCCTATCAGTCATATGATGTGGAACCTGACATCATGACATTAGCCAAGGGATTGGGCGGTGGTTTGCCCATTGGCGCTATTATGGCTAAAGACAAGTATTCCGTATTCACGGCCGGCGAGCATGGTTCCACTTTCGGCGGCAATCCGGTAACCTGCGCCGCCGCCTATGCCACCGTTAAGTATGTGATTGAAAACGATATTTCGCGCAATGCGCTTGATATGGGGCGATACCTTACAGAGCGGTTGATGCGTCTGAAGGAGAAGCACCCCAATATGATCGCCGGTGTTCGCGGCAAAGGGCTGCTTATTGCTGTTCAACTTAACGGTGATATAGCCGGGGCGCTGGCCAAACGGTGTTTGGAAAACGGTCTGCTGGTGAATAACGTTAAACCGGATGCCTTAAGGTTGATGCCGGCTTTGAATATTACCCAACAGGAAATAGATGAGGCCATTGAAAAATTGAATACTGCCATTGTTCGCCTCGGCTCTTCTGACCAGGGTTAA
- the argB gene encoding acetylglutamate kinase, which produces MDKTIVIKLGGSVLGSRDTSLEDVARLKNEGYRPVVVHGGAATVNGWLKRLGIATRIHDGERVTDLDTLEVVAAVLGGLVNKETVAHLLSLGVKAVGISGVDGALISGKVRGVDWGYMGDAELVDPTLLQTLLDNNMVPVVSPVSLNAGDNQTRLLNINGDPVAGELAAALQAARLVFLTDVPGIKDAENNLIRSITALEAEIMVTTGVATGGMVPKIRAARRASAAGTVTSIIDGREPHILYNEVINGLNGTSIIA; this is translated from the coding sequence ATGGATAAGACGATTGTAATTAAGCTGGGCGGCTCGGTGCTGGGCAGCAGGGATACTTCGCTGGAAGACGTGGCGCGATTGAAAAATGAGGGTTATCGGCCTGTGGTCGTACACGGTGGGGCGGCAACGGTTAACGGCTGGCTGAAGCGTCTTGGTATCGCCACCCGCATTCATGATGGTGAACGGGTGACCGACCTGGATACCCTGGAAGTGGTTGCTGCGGTGTTGGGCGGGCTGGTTAATAAAGAGACGGTCGCTCATTTGTTGAGTCTCGGTGTTAAGGCTGTCGGTATTTCCGGCGTTGACGGGGCTCTTATCAGCGGCAAGGTTCGCGGTGTTGACTGGGGTTACATGGGCGATGCGGAGCTGGTGGACCCGACTTTGCTGCAGACATTGCTGGATAATAATATGGTGCCGGTTGTTTCCCCGGTGTCGTTGAATGCCGGCGACAATCAGACCCGTTTGCTGAATATCAACGGTGACCCGGTAGCCGGTGAGCTGGCCGCGGCCTTGCAGGCCGCCCGCTTGGTTTTTCTCACCGATGTACCCGGCATAAAAGATGCGGAGAATAACCTTATCCGTTCAATCACTGCTCTGGAAGCCGAGATAATGGTAACTACCGGTGTAGCCACCGGCGGTATGGTGCCCAAGATCCGCGCCGCCCGGCGGGCCAGCGCCGCTGGTACTGTAACCAGCATTATTGATGGGCGGGAACCTCACATCCTGTACAATGAAGTTATTAATGGGCTGAACGGAACTTCTATTATCGCGTAA
- the argJ gene encoding bifunctional glutamate N-acetyltransferase/amino-acid acetyltransferase ArgJ yields the protein MNTGITVVIDGSVTSPVGFSAGTVSAGIKSLPGALDLALLVTEPPASAAGVFTRNRFRAAPVVLSEKRLKSGRSRAIVVNAGCANAGTGSLGYENAGAMTRRAADNLGIAEDEVLVASTGVIGRQLPMDRIKAGLDRIALSDDGGHDFARAIMTTDLVPKEIAVSVPEFGFTVGGCAKGSGMIHPDMATMLAFITTDAAPDPRLLRELLWQKVGRSFNLISVDGDTSTNDSVFLLANGLSGTTIEPDTNAYEAFSAALEYVCVYLAKAIARDGEGATRLVELEVRGTTSDEDARKIIRTVLSSPLVKTAVHGGDPNWGRIVAAAGRSGVDIEIERLSLTIGDIKVIHQGQPVEFDKSSAAALMSGREVSLCLDLGSGSSSLTGWGCDMSEEYIRINADYST from the coding sequence ATGAACACCGGGATAACTGTTGTCATTGATGGTTCCGTAACTTCTCCAGTCGGATTTTCCGCTGGAACGGTTTCGGCCGGCATTAAGTCTTTACCTGGTGCGCTTGATCTGGCTTTACTGGTTACAGAACCACCAGCCAGTGCTGCCGGCGTTTTTACCCGTAACAGATTTCGGGCCGCTCCCGTGGTTCTCTCTGAAAAACGTCTGAAAAGCGGCCGCAGCCGTGCCATTGTGGTTAACGCCGGGTGTGCTAACGCCGGCACCGGGAGTCTGGGTTATGAGAACGCCGGGGCGATGACCCGCCGGGCGGCGGACAACTTGGGCATTGCTGAGGATGAGGTTTTGGTCGCCAGCACCGGGGTTATCGGACGTCAATTGCCGATGGATAGGATTAAAGCCGGGCTTGACCGGATAGCCCTTTCCGACGATGGCGGACATGATTTTGCCCGCGCCATCATGACCACTGACTTGGTGCCCAAGGAAATCGCGGTTTCAGTTCCGGAGTTTGGTTTTACCGTCGGGGGTTGTGCCAAGGGTTCAGGGATGATACATCCGGATATGGCCACGATGCTGGCTTTTATTACCACCGACGCAGCGCCTGACCCCAGGTTGCTTCGGGAACTGTTGTGGCAGAAGGTCGGGCGGTCTTTTAACCTTATTTCCGTTGACGGTGATACCTCCACCAATGATAGTGTGTTTTTACTGGCAAACGGGCTTTCCGGCACGACGATAGAACCGGATACCAATGCATATGAAGCATTTTCTGCCGCGTTGGAATATGTTTGTGTTTATCTGGCCAAAGCTATCGCCCGTGACGGGGAAGGGGCAACCCGGTTAGTAGAGCTTGAAGTCAGGGGGACTACTTCTGACGAAGATGCCCGTAAAATAATCCGGACGGTGTTATCATCACCGCTCGTCAAGACTGCCGTTCACGGCGGAGACCCAAATTGGGGGCGCATTGTAGCCGCAGCCGGCCGCAGCGGGGTGGATATTGAAATTGAGCGCCTGAGTCTGACTATTGGGGATATTAAAGTGATTCACCAGGGCCAGCCGGTGGAATTTGATAAGTCCTCGGCTGCTGCCCTGATGTCAGGTCGGGAGGTCTCGCTCTGTCTGGATTTGGGGTCGGGATCCAGTTCTCTTACCGGATGGGGTTGCGATATGAGTGAGGAATATATTCGTATTAACGCGGATTATTCCACCTGA
- a CDS encoding 4Fe-4S dicluster domain-containing protein, whose translation MPENSVLIVDADPAVKETAVWLKGAGFRVATAATGEEALNLIDNQDFSVMLLDMRLPGKHGLGVMREAKIKRPWLQTIVTTDHPSVESATEALRQGAMDYLVKPISPQDLSQLIKDTIKSASRQKTANIQIRAKATQTKILPQAAFVISRDSLKTMVNTLIGERESIGVKAKQGKFVYDKIKSFDELTLDYDVTVNPPTAFFIPACETILRYKMGENPEISPVTDNTQRVIIGVHPDDINAINLLDEVFMTNNPDPNYTARRENTLIIGVDVMTPQPASFAPSMGAHTADTGFDLLLTDIGNASYIVTVGSENGAQALARYAQVREPTVAETARQKQLRDEALAKYRLFLDMPRDKIPNLLDNNYDNPYWASRSETCLNCGSCIMVCPTCFCFDVQDDVSLNLVDGERVRKPDGCMLVDFSRVAAGANFRGDKMSRYRHRMYHKGKYILDRYGKFGCVGCGRCAIACLAEIASPLEAYNAIAASEKAKEKARRTVTNTRPQPELYLPHLAKIEKVTPLSGREKLFEFRLNDGNKLGHRPGQFIEVYVFGIGESPISLTSSPTRDHTFEVAVRNVGNVTGALHRLEEGASVGIRGPFGNGFPLEQMEGKDILFIAGGIGVFPLRSLIQYVLDRRDSYGHINLLFGARSPAERVFADEMQEWAQAPDVTFLETVDKGDDTWEGNVGVITTLIPKIQFNPKNTVAIVVGPPIMYRFVINELKKRDLADDNIIVSLERKMKCGVGKCGNCQINGVYVCQEGPVFSMTQLRTLREAI comes from the coding sequence ATGCCGGAGAACTCAGTACTAATCGTTGACGCCGACCCCGCTGTCAAGGAAACAGCCGTCTGGCTTAAAGGCGCCGGTTTCCGGGTCGCCACCGCAGCCACCGGAGAGGAAGCACTTAACCTGATTGACAACCAGGACTTTAGTGTCATGCTGCTGGATATGCGTCTGCCCGGTAAACACGGTTTGGGAGTCATGCGGGAAGCCAAAATCAAGCGCCCCTGGCTTCAGACCATCGTCACCACCGACCACCCGTCGGTGGAATCAGCCACCGAAGCCTTGAGGCAAGGCGCCATGGATTACCTGGTCAAACCAATCTCACCCCAGGACCTGTCGCAACTGATTAAAGACACCATTAAATCAGCATCCCGTCAGAAAACCGCCAATATCCAAATCAGGGCCAAAGCTACCCAGACCAAAATTTTGCCCCAGGCAGCTTTTGTCATCAGCCGGGACAGCCTCAAAACCATGGTGAACACCCTGATTGGTGAACGTGAATCCATCGGCGTTAAAGCCAAACAGGGCAAATTTGTCTATGATAAAATCAAAAGCTTTGATGAGCTGACCCTGGATTATGATGTCACCGTCAATCCGCCGACCGCGTTCTTCATTCCGGCCTGTGAAACCATCCTGCGCTACAAAATGGGAGAAAATCCCGAGATATCACCGGTTACCGATAACACCCAGCGGGTTATCATCGGAGTCCATCCTGACGACATCAACGCCATTAACCTGCTGGATGAAGTCTTCATGACCAACAATCCAGACCCTAATTATACCGCCCGCCGCGAAAACACCCTGATTATCGGCGTGGATGTCATGACGCCGCAGCCGGCATCCTTCGCGCCCAGCATGGGCGCCCATACCGCCGACACCGGATTTGACCTGCTGCTGACCGATATCGGCAACGCCAGCTATATCGTTACCGTTGGCTCTGAAAACGGAGCCCAAGCACTGGCGCGTTATGCACAGGTACGGGAACCGACCGTGGCTGAAACGGCACGGCAAAAACAATTACGGGATGAAGCTCTGGCCAAATATCGCCTGTTTCTGGATATGCCGCGGGATAAAATCCCTAATCTACTGGATAACAACTACGACAACCCCTACTGGGCATCCCGCAGTGAGACCTGCCTCAACTGCGGCTCCTGCATCATGGTCTGCCCCACCTGCTTCTGTTTTGACGTTCAGGATGACGTATCATTGAATCTGGTTGACGGAGAAAGGGTACGCAAACCGGATGGTTGCATGCTGGTGGATTTCTCCCGGGTAGCCGCCGGGGCTAACTTCCGCGGCGACAAGATGAGCCGCTACCGCCACCGGATGTATCACAAGGGTAAGTACATCCTTGACCGTTACGGCAAATTCGGATGCGTCGGTTGCGGCCGCTGTGCCATCGCATGCCTGGCGGAAATCGCCAGCCCGTTGGAAGCCTACAATGCCATCGCCGCCAGTGAAAAAGCCAAGGAAAAAGCCCGCCGTACGGTCACTAATACCCGACCTCAACCGGAGCTCTACCTGCCTCACCTGGCCAAAATTGAGAAGGTGACGCCGCTGTCTGGCCGGGAAAAATTGTTTGAATTCCGGCTTAACGACGGAAACAAGCTGGGGCACCGGCCAGGGCAGTTCATTGAAGTGTACGTCTTCGGCATCGGTGAATCGCCAATCTCGCTAACCTCGTCACCCACCCGCGACCATACCTTTGAAGTCGCCGTCCGAAATGTCGGTAACGTTACCGGCGCCCTTCACCGCCTTGAGGAAGGGGCATCAGTGGGTATCCGCGGGCCTTTCGGCAACGGCTTTCCGCTGGAACAGATGGAAGGCAAGGATATATTATTTATCGCCGGCGGCATCGGGGTTTTTCCGCTACGTTCCCTCATTCAGTACGTCCTGGATCGCCGGGATTCATACGGCCATATCAATCTGCTGTTCGGCGCCCGGTCCCCGGCGGAACGGGTTTTTGCTGATGAAATGCAGGAATGGGCGCAGGCGCCTGACGTTACCTTCCTGGAAACCGTAGATAAAGGTGACGACACCTGGGAAGGCAACGTCGGTGTAATTACTACCCTGATTCCTAAAATTCAATTCAATCCTAAAAATACGGTGGCGATTGTGGTCGGTCCGCCGATAATGTACCGTTTCGTAATCAACGAACTTAAGAAACGCGACCTGGCAGATGACAATATCATCGTTTCCCTGGAGCGCAAAATGAAGTGCGGCGTTGGAAAATGCGGCAACTGCCAGATCAACGGTGTCTATGTCTGCCAGGAAGGGCCAGTCTTCAGTATGACCCAGTTGCGCACGTTAAGGGAGGCCATTTAA
- a CDS encoding NADH:ubiquinone oxidoreductase, with protein sequence MKPRVAFFDFTSCEGCQLDALNLEPAELLDLLGAVDIVNFREVKTDRSEEYDIAFIEGSITRESEIARLQDMREKAKVLVALGACACTGGVNCLKNAYETEDLLKGVYGECAGYYNSIPARPVNAVVTVDAYIRGCPPTTAEFVKVVKAMLLGKKPDLPNYPVCTECRQAGNVCVFQRGGTCIGPVTRAGCDALCVSAGRFCWGCRGLVDDPNTGSEKDVLTRYGLTVDQILEHFRIYNSCSEASQCQK encoded by the coding sequence ATGAAACCAAGAGTAGCATTTTTTGATTTTACCAGTTGCGAGGGCTGTCAACTTGATGCCCTGAATCTGGAACCGGCAGAACTGCTGGACCTGTTGGGGGCGGTTGACATCGTGAACTTCCGTGAAGTTAAGACAGACCGTTCCGAGGAATATGATATCGCCTTCATTGAAGGCAGTATCACCCGGGAATCCGAGATTGCCCGCCTTCAAGACATGCGTGAGAAGGCCAAGGTACTGGTTGCGCTGGGGGCCTGCGCCTGTACCGGGGGTGTTAATTGCCTCAAAAACGCCTATGAAACTGAAGACCTCTTAAAAGGCGTGTACGGCGAATGCGCAGGATACTACAACTCTATACCAGCCCGCCCAGTTAATGCCGTCGTCACCGTTGATGCTTATATCCGCGGCTGTCCGCCGACCACCGCCGAATTCGTCAAGGTGGTCAAAGCCATGCTGCTGGGTAAAAAGCCGGATCTGCCGAATTACCCGGTCTGCACTGAATGTCGCCAAGCCGGCAATGTGTGTGTTTTTCAGCGGGGCGGCACCTGTATCGGCCCGGTGACCCGTGCTGGTTGCGACGCGCTCTGCGTCAGCGCCGGACGTTTCTGCTGGGGTTGTCGCGGTCTGGTGGATGACCCCAACACCGGCTCAGAGAAAGACGTCCTGACCCGGTACGGCCTGACGGTGGACCAGATATTGGAACATTTCAGAATTTATAACTCCTGCTCGGAGGCTTCTCAATGTCAGAAATAA
- a CDS encoding Ni/Fe hydrogenase subunit alpha produces MSEIKINVNQLTRVEGHGNIHLEATDGKLDRVLWEVTESPRFFEWMLRGRNYDDVSIISSRICGICSIAHTTASLQATEAAFNIKLSEQSWLLRKLLYNAELLESHVLHVLFLVAPDFLGVDSVIPLVATHGDVVVMAVRLKKLAYNLAEVLAGRKTHPITPVVGGWSQLPDIDALKAIRERLEKAMEDMDTMVAVVKTLAPGIPDFQRPTEYVALKDNKEYAFITGKIASSDGGTTSLNDYQQVTNEFCVPHSSSKFTKHKRDSYMVGALSRFNLNSDQLLPRAKKVARELGMKAPINNPFMISVAQTVETVHAVEDAINIIDKLLARGLHEEEVKVKPRAGRGVGIVEAPRGMLIHDYTYDDNGHIVSANCIIPTGQNHLSIQKDFDALAPTVLEKPEEEIRHTLEMLVRAYDPCISCSVH; encoded by the coding sequence ATGTCAGAAATAAAAATCAATGTCAATCAACTCACCCGCGTAGAGGGTCACGGCAACATTCATCTGGAAGCGACCGACGGCAAGCTTGACCGGGTACTCTGGGAAGTAACCGAGTCTCCCCGGTTTTTTGAATGGATGTTGAGGGGCCGCAATTACGATGACGTTTCCATAATTTCATCCCGTATCTGCGGCATCTGCTCTATCGCTCACACCACGGCCTCTCTTCAGGCGACCGAAGCGGCCTTCAACATCAAATTATCCGAACAGTCATGGCTTTTGCGTAAGCTGTTGTATAACGCGGAACTGCTGGAAAGTCACGTCCTGCATGTTTTGTTCCTGGTGGCACCGGATTTCCTGGGAGTTGACTCGGTTATCCCTCTGGTAGCTACCCACGGCGATGTCGTGGTTATGGCCGTTCGGCTGAAAAAACTGGCTTATAACCTGGCAGAGGTGTTGGCAGGACGAAAAACCCATCCCATCACCCCGGTAGTCGGCGGGTGGAGCCAATTACCCGACATTGATGCTTTGAAAGCCATCCGGGAGCGCCTGGAAAAAGCCATGGAAGACATGGATACGATGGTAGCCGTCGTCAAGACGCTGGCACCCGGCATTCCTGACTTTCAGCGTCCCACCGAATACGTCGCTCTCAAAGATAACAAAGAATACGCCTTCATCACCGGTAAAATAGCCTCCAGCGACGGCGGCACCACCAGCCTGAATGACTATCAGCAGGTGACCAACGAGTTCTGTGTCCCCCATTCATCATCCAAATTCACCAAACACAAGCGGGATTCCTACATGGTGGGTGCGCTGTCCCGCTTTAATCTGAATTCAGACCAACTGCTGCCCCGAGCCAAAAAAGTAGCCCGGGAGCTTGGAATGAAAGCCCCGATTAATAATCCGTTTATGATTTCCGTAGCCCAGACGGTAGAGACGGTACATGCGGTTGAAGATGCCATCAACATTATTGATAAGTTGCTGGCCCGTGGCCTCCATGAAGAAGAGGTCAAGGTCAAACCGCGCGCCGGCCGCGGCGTGGGCATTGTTGAAGCACCGAGAGGCATGCTGATTCATGACTACACTTATGATGATAACGGCCATATCGTATCCGCTAACTGCATCATCCCTACCGGTCAGAATCACCTGTCTATTCAGAAGGACTTTGATGCCCTGGCACCGACCGTTCTGGAAAAGCCGGAGGAAGAAATTCGGCATACCCTGGAAATGCTGGTACGGGCTTATGACCCTTGTATCTCCTGCTCCGTCCATTAA